The Desmodus rotundus isolate HL8 chromosome 2, HLdesRot8A.1, whole genome shotgun sequence region ccAAGGACAGCCAACGCTCGGCCCTCCCCCGGGGGCCCACAGACAAGAGAGGGTCTGCCGGTAGGGCCATCCCCACTTCTCTGCTCACGGTGTCCTCAGTCCCCAGAAGCTCGGGGCAGGTCTCCAGAGCCCTGCTCGTTAGGGGAGCCAGCCAGCCCGAGCACTTCCACTCACTCCCGGTGCTGGGCAAACGATTTCCAAACCAGCAGCACTGTGCCCAACACAAAAGGCACAGCTGGGACCACCTGAGACCAAGCCCCTGCCTCCACGGGCCTTGGGCTGCAGTGGGCGGGGATAGACCATAGACCGGGAGCACTGTGCTCACAGGGAGTGAGGGGCGGGCCGAGGAGGCAAGGTGTCCGACTGGGCGTTTCAGGAATCAGCTGCGACACCGGAAATGGGccatggggaggggtggaggtgggggctcaTCCAAGGGGAGGGAGACTGCAAGGGCCCTGAGGGCCACAGGGGAGGGTTTGGGAGCCACTGGAGGGACCTGACAGGGGTGATGGGCCAGGTTCCTGTCTCTTGACgtttcctctggctgctgtgggagGGCAGCCCGTGGGGGGTGAAGGGTGGGCGAGGGTGATgctgaaggggcggaaatggtgCCCAGAAAGCACAGCGTCACTCCTTAGCACCCCGGCGCCCGTCTCCCCCAGtcactgcccctctccacccctactgGGAGCCAGACTGCCCGACACCCTCCCGAAGTGTCCAGAGTCCCTTGCTCCTGCCTGGGggtggcccagcccctcccctacaACCGTGCACCTGAACGGAATGGGGCCCCCAGGAAATGCAGCTGGGTGGGAccccaatcttaagggaaacacagTACAGTTGGTGAATCGGGGTAGCTGCTCTTCCAGTGCCATGCCTCTGAGATGGGACATCTAGGTGACATCGGTCCGTTGTCGGCCATCCCCTAGGTTTCAGACATCGAGTCCAGGATCGCAGCCTTGAGGGCCGCGGGGCTCACGGTGAGGCCCGCAGGAAAGCCCCGGAGGAGGTCCAAGCTCCCGGTGAGTGGACACCACAGGGGCCCCGGGGGGTTGGTGCCTGGACACCCGGCCAGGAGCACAGCGTCACCCCAGAGCCTGAAACCGAGGGCCCTGGGCTGCCACCTCCCCTCTCCGTGAACTCGGTGTCCTAACAGCCATTGGTGACCTGTGCCCTGTGGGAGCTCTTTCTGTCTGTTATTCGCTGTCCTAACTGGGGAAAGTGCTTTCTGAGGGGCCCTCAGCTCCTACCCGAGGGTTTCAAacacacccacatgcacacagTTTGAAGTGCAAAGGGCTCGGCTTGAAAGACAGCACCTCGTGCTGACACGGGTGTGGCCAGGACAGGTGGGGGGAGGACCGGAGGGCCCCGCCACACCCTTCTCTCCCGGGCACGTTGGGCATGTCGGGCATGTCAGGAGCATGCAGACGAGATCGCCCCGGTGAGGGAATCCGGCTGAAATGAAAGATGCTCTGGGAGAGTCTCACCCAGGGGTGCCAGGCAGGAGCAAGCCGAAGTTCACGGAAACGGCCAGTCCTTCTCCAGTATAAGTGCATGCGTGCAGCACCAGGGACACTCACTGAGAGGGTTTGCTGTGTGTCTGGAGCTCTGAGCAAACTGGGCGTTCTGTACTTTGACCTGCTGAGCCGGCCACCTCATCCCCGAGCGCAGGGTGGTGTGAGGGGCAGGCGCTCCAAGCGAGAGTGTTGAGAGAGCACGTCCACCCTGCACCCGGCGCCCCCGGGGCTGGAGGTCCCTGGGCAGGAACCACGTGTGGCTGCTCCCTTGTCCTCCAGGTGCTCCTCCCCCGACGTGCTAGGACACCTGGCCTGAGCCCCACGCACCCACCTGCAGGCCCTGCGGACGAGGTCAAGGTGTGTGAGTCCCGTTGACTTCTAACGGCTGGACAACAAGTGGAAGTCCAGAAGCATGACAGGTCCCCGGGGTGGGGGAGAACTGGTTGGTGGCCTCGGAGACGCACTGAGCCGAGGGTGGACGTGTGTGGGACCCTCATAGCTCACGCCCCCCGAAGCTCCCCCAGAGCTAAGTGTCTCTTACATCCTGGCACTTGGTGCTCAACTGATCGATAACTTGCATTTTAACATTGAGAAAAGTTCTGATATTGCCCAAGGACAAAAGCCAGTCCACCTGATTATTTGGAATCTGGAAGAACGATAAGTCCTGGGATTTCTAAAAATTACAATTGAGAGACATCTTTTTCCTTCCAGGTCATGGCTGTGCCCTGCCTTCTGGGGAGGAAGTTCAGTAATTCCCCTGAAGGTCAAGGTAAGAGTCGCCTGCCTCCCTCACCCCATGGGCGTGGAAGGGGGGCTCTGATTTTCTGCGCAGCCAGTGGGTCCCAGCAGCTGATGCCCCTGCCCCTGAAGGACACTCCCGCCGTGACTGACCTCAGGTCAgagtcccgagacccctcaagcccACTGTCGCGTCATGGAAGTAAAGGAAAGGGGGGGGTGCCCCCACACTAGTGCCGGCAGTGTTTCTGGGGCCCCAGGGCGGCAGGATGTCAGGCTGGCTCCAACGCCAAGGACAAGGGGGGACCAAGCTCTTCGTCTGCACAGCCGCTAACACGCGAGGGCTTTGTTGAAACTGCTTGGTGCTCTGGCAGCTTCTCGAAAGGACAGGCGCCCGTGTTGCTGCCTCTTTGTTCGTTTCTTGGGAGGCGAAGACTCTTGTTTGGGGTGAGTGTGTGACTAGTAAGCACGCCCCCTGTGTCTTCCCCAAAGGCGAAGACGGCGAGTCCTTCGATCGGAAATCAGTGTACGGCGGGTCCTTGATCCAGAGGAGCCCCAACGGCAGGAGGGGGGCCGCCCTCCACAGCTTCGCGGTAAGGTTCCCCCCGCTCCCCGAGCTGTCTGCGGTGTTCTGTGGCCGGTCAGGTTGCTCCTTGACAGTAAGTCGTCCGAGGAGAGAAAAGTGGGGTGAAGTGACGTGAAAAGGGAAACTGGCGGAAGActtagaggaaaacaaaacatttctcaAAGGTACCAGATACGTCAATGATGAGCCTCTGCCGGCCCCGGGGCGGGTCTCAGCTCGGGGACAGCGACAGTCCGTGAGGCAGCGAggaccctgtccccacccccactggccaGCCCAGTGTCGTAAAGGCCACTCAGCCAATGTCACATGCAGATGCTGGGGTCAGGGCTGCCCCCTGACTTTCGCGGGAGGGGGACGCTCTCCAGAGCTactgccccaggcccctccccagcctgggcagcATCGGGCTCTGTCCAGCAGGCTGGGCACCTCAGTTCCTGCGGAAGTGTGGCCTGAAGGCCCTTCTCTGACACCGAAGTCCCCGCATTTCCAGCAGCATGAGAGCCACTCCCCTCACAGGGCACTTCCTGCCTAAGGCAACCCCAGCCCTTTTGTAAGCAGCTGACCTCTGGGGCCGTGAGGTCACGCCCACAGCCCCGGGCTGCCATGATGACCCACAACCAAGGTCCAAACACCCCGGATCCCAGAGCGCCCCACACCCACGTCCCACTAGCACCTGGCCTTCAGGCCAcaccggccccccccccccatgagtcaggcctcccagcagccccatgTGTCTGAGCAGAGACTGGCTGCCCGGGAGGCGGAGCTAGCGCCCCCTGCTCCTCGGGGAGCCGCTTGTGAAAGGACGTCCAAGGGTCTCATCACAGAGACCCGCAAAAGCAGGGGCACATGCACGGCTGTGGTGGGCCTCGTCTTGGCAACAGGGAGGTGGGGAGCGCATCCTCAACGCGGCCACCGTCAGTCCACCCCACATGATGGGGCACACATGCGGGGAGGTGACCAAGGGCGGGGACTCCCTGCGTGGCCCGGCTTAGCCAGAAAAGAGGCCATGTGGACAGCGTCCAGAGCACGGCCACCCCCGCGGAGGCCCGAGGACAATAAGTAAGAAGTTGTCAGTGAGGACTTGAGGGAGGAAATGCTTCCAAGCGAGAATGTGTCTCCCACGTGCAGAGCTTTGAAAGGGCCAGACACTTTGTATCAGTTCACCCGCTGTGATGGGGGCTGGTGTGCCCACCAGATCTGCGGCCAGGgtgggccagggggagggggaggggggcggcgGTGAAACCCCAGCAGGCTGACTCTTGCCTTCTGACcagcgtgtctgtgtgtgtcactGTGTGCActcgtgtgcatgtgtgtgctcacACCCATGTGCTTCTACATGCACACTCAGATGTCTAAGTTCCTGTCTTCCTCTGTGTACAgccgtgtgtgtgtacacgtgtgtgccTACTGCTCTGTGCACACTTACTGTGCACATGTGCATCTGTGCGAATACTCTGCACACTTATGTGTGTGCGTGGCACCTGTGTGCAGCCCTCTGTGCACATTGTTGTGCAGGTGTGCGTCTGTGTGCACACCTATGTGGCACCCTTACTGTGTGTGTGTCCGTGCTTTGCAGAAACCCGTAATGACCCACCAGCCCTGAGGGGCAGAGGGCCGTCCGGACGGTGCAGAGCAGCAGAGAGCCCGCCTTGCTCTCCGCCGTCCTCGACGGAGCCCCGCCTGCGGAAGGACAGCAGCGCTCCGACCCGCAGCTGCACACGCGTGTTCTTTGACCACTTCCCCAGCCACCCCGGCCAGCCCGCTCTGACTGCGAGAAACGTCGAGGCTCCGTCTGTCCTTTGGGACACTGTCGTTCAGACTCTGCAGGACACACAGAAGACGCATTCACTGTGACCTTTCACCCGTCCGCCGCGGCCTTTCTTACGTCGCTTTCCCGAGTGGGGCGGAAGGGGACGGCAGCCATGCACCGGCCGCTGGTGTGTGTGGCCGGGTGtcggggcagggatgggggttCTGTGGGTGTGAGTGCAGAAGGGAACCAAGACCAGAGACTGAACTCACGGTCCGCTGAGAAGCGAGAGAGGACCAGAGGCCCGCCCCTCCCCACACGTACCTGTTCAGCTTTTGTGTTCTGTTTCTTTCCAAATGCATACACGTTGCTTTGatgataaaaatcaacaaatttgtTTCTGATAATAATAAACGTGTCTATTTTAAACGTTAATGATGAAGACTGATCTTAAGTTACAGAGACAGGATGAGAGCGGCTGGCCAGCGGCGTGGAAGGACGCTGCTGTGGGGCCCCTTGGGAGTGACAGACGGGCCTGACACAGGTCGCGGACGGGTGGGACCGTCGAGTCAGGCGTGGGCGACTTCTCCTTCAGCACAGGTTACAGGAGGGCAGAGGAGTGGCTGCACCGTGCGAGCCGCCCGAACTACGGGCGCCTGGCTGGCCGCCCCCCGAAGGCCAGCGTGAAGGAGGAAGGCTGATGTGTTTTAAACCCACTTGGCCCAAATGCAATTATGTAACCCAGGAAGGGACAGACCACACCGCTAAtgagagtcttaaaaaaaatggaagaaaacagacaaaagactCTGACGCCGCCTGTGAGGGAGGCGGGGACAGGGtggtgggcagaggggtggggggtgggggtgtctggggGGTCGGGCTGGCTGCTTCTTCCCGAGGCTATAAAAGGGGTGAGCTGGCTGCTGACCGAGTCACCACCGGGGACACCGGCAGCGCCGCCGTCATGGGGAACCGCGGTGAGTAGCACGGGAAGCCTGTTGCTCTGTACTCCGTCTGCACATGGGTCTTCTGGCAGCAGCAGCGAGGGACTGGCAGGGGCAGACAGGGACAGCCCCCCATGGTTCTGTGTCTGAGAGCCGCCCCTGCTGGCCCAGGGCTCCCCTCGCTCGAGCCCTGTccaaggtggaggcagaggaTGAAGGCCACCTGCACCACCCCAGTGAGAATGCAGACGGGGGTCCCACGGCACCGACAGCAAACCCTCCACTCGGGGAAGCAAGCCCGTGGGGACTGACCAGGAGCCAGGCACCTTCCACCAGCCGAGTGCTGCCCTTGGGGACCGGGGAGCACAAACAGCCCGGCCCCTGTGCCCACATCTCTTCACATTCTGCTCCCCGTAGCACCCCCGTCACCTGAGCTGGGGTCCCCCACCCCACGTGTGACACCCCACTAGCTCTCTAAACAGGAAAGGGTGGGCATTTTAAATCACCAGACGGACAGCACCTTCCTTGTGGCTCAGGGACAGGCTGGAAAGTCAAGGTTGACAAGAGGCGTCAGCCCTGAGGCATGAGGGTTAGGGACTCCGGCTGGAGGGGCTGCCCGGTCTGCTGGGTGGGTGCGTCCGGCAGGTCACTGCCTCCCCCACAGCATGTCCCCTCCCCCCGACTGCCCAGCATGTCCAGCAGGTCCCACCTGCTGCAGGCTCATCTCGGACACTGCGGCTGGCCCTGGGGTCATGGGAGGGACATGCTCTTAGTGAGGTCAGAGGATGCTGACCTCCTACagtgcccagctctgcccacGTCCCCCCTCAAGCAGGGGTGAGGGAAAGACCCTGAGCCTGGTCCATCCCAGCCCCGCAGCCCCCCAGAACTGACTCAGGTTGCGGAAGTGCTCCCTCCCCCGCTGCAGCTCCTGGGGCTCCCGCAGGCAGCTCCCCACAGACCAgctcacctctgccctccccgccccagccagGGCGCTCCgcacacagccctgcagggacCTCCCACCCCTCCTGGTCCCCTAGTGCAGACAGACTGACGGACCGAGCTGCTCCAGGACAGCCCACCGCTCTGCGTCCATGGCTCACACACCACCCGCTCCCTCTGATGGCAGAGCCTGGCAGAGGCTGACACACTCGGTCACCTCACTGAGTGCTCTCTGTGCAGAGGTCAGAATGGGCCGGGAGGGGCCCTTCCAGGGTAGCCCGCTGCCTCTGtgctcacccccgccccccggacAGAGCCGGtaatgcacacactcacacacactcaagcACACGCCTGCCAAACCCGCACAcgagtgcatgcacacacacttgtgtgcacacacacagtgctCACGCTATCTAGGCCCCCAGCTCCGTGCCCTCCGAGAGCGTAACATGGCTCCTacccctctgccccaggctgtGCCCTTCCATGTGGGGCCCCACCGCCAGCTGGGCCTCAGCGAGGAGCCAGGGGAGCAGAGCTGCTGAAGGCCTGGCTCCTgtgcctgctgctgctgggcctggccCTTCAGGGGGCTGCCAGCCGAGCCCACCAGCACTCCAAGGAGATCCGCAGTAAGTGCCCAGCCTGGGCTGGCCTCCTTCACCCTCCCCTCCGCACCCGGCCCTGCCTAGGGCCACCTCCTCACGTGGGGCACTGCCCTCGCTAAGTACCCCAGCTCTGGGGGGCCGGGGGCATTAGCCTGCTGTTCACCAGCCCGCAGCCCACAtggccctgccccctgcttcCCAGCATCCCTGCCCAGCACACCTTTGAGGGGTTCCCTTCCCACCACCAGGGtggcctggggccaagcaggctCTACCCACCCCCAGCACAGGAGTGGGGGCATCAGGAAGGGGCTTGGTCCTTGGTCTTGGTGTGAGTTTGGATTCCTATTTCCAGAAGTTACCCCACCACCCCGAATTGGCCCTCTGGGTGCCCCTCCTATGCTGGGCCCCAGCCTGGCCGGGGGCCTGGGCAGCGGTGAGCTCAGAGCCCTGTGGGCAGTGCTGAGTGTGTGTGCCGGGCCGGGCCACAGTCGGGCGGGAGCCCACACCACCACACGCAGGACCCCGGGcaccggggcgggggggcggggcgggatgCAGGCGGGACCCCGGGCACGCAGGGGACATGGGCACAActgctctgctctctccttcCAGCTCCAGACATCGACCCCGCCTGGTACACGGGCCGCAGAATCAGGCCTGTGGGCCGCTTCGGCCGCAGGACCGTGGCCCTGAGGACCATCCCTTGGCTGAGCCTGTGGCACCAGCGGGCAGCTTCCCCCTGGAAGGAGGCGCAGAGCCCCCCCAGGGTGGCTGACAGCCGAGCACAGGAGGAGTGACCCAGCAGCCTCCCCTCACCGGGTCTGCTTTCCCGTCAACCCTAATAAAATCGGCCTCACGCATGCGCGTCCGTGTGGTGACACAGCGGGGTCCCTCAGAGCCTGGCAGCCCAGTGGGTGCTCAGCAGGGGGCAGAGCAGCCCGATTGTCCTGGTCACCTGCAGCCAGCCTGCGCTCCACTGGGCCACTGGCAGGGTCGCTAGGGCTGTGCACCACAGGACCCCAGGTAGGacagccccaccctcagccccagccccctctcaGCCCAGTCCCCTCACCCCCCTGCTGGTCCTCAGAGGAGAAAAAGCATCCCGAGTGGCTTGTTTCCAACCAACATCAGGGAGACCAAACCTGGACCGACTCCTGCCCACACCGCGTGCCTTTGGTGCCTATTTCAAGCTGCGCGGTGgcatctctctcctgcctccattCCCACATCCGAGCACCCGGGACAGCAACACCCACCCCGTTCGGAGCTCGGGGGGCACAAGGGCTCCTCACTGATGCAGATGGATGCTCTGTGAGTGCGAACCGCTCTCCCAGGCCCTactcccaggccagggctggggaacaGGGTGAACACAAAGCTAGGGCTCGGCCCGCACCTGGCTGCAGGGCCTCCAGAGCCCACCCTGCCCGCAGGACTCCAATCACCCCAGCTCTGGAGGGGCcagaggccaggggccagggcccagagcaggcctGCAGGACCCCAGGGTCTGGGGCTGTGGGTCCACAACTCATCAGCCAGCAAGAGGGGCCGAGCCGGCCCAGACCTCCCAGCTGGGAGGTACCAGGAGCTGCCCCATCCACAGGCGGCAGCTGTGGGGCCCTGCCTGTCAGATGGGACAGTGACGTGGTCACCCATGGAGACCTGCCCCCAGGGGTCCTTCCCAGGTTAATCAGAGGTGCCTGCTCTGCCTCTGGCCCGCCAGAAGGCGGCAGCACTCAGCACCTCCGGGCTCAGGGAGCGGGGAGGGCTGGACCCCAGACAGCTGCAGGCTCCCCTGCTGCCCTTGGCATGGGTCCCCAGAGTCCGTGGGGGGGAGTCGTAGGCCCAGGACCTCGTCATGTGCCCCTGCTTGGAAACAAGGGTTACTGCAGTGAATTAAGATGAGGTTGGGGGGCGCGGCAATCCAAAACAGTGGTGTCCCTGTAAAGGGGGAGCTGGGACACAAACCCACATGGGGAGCGGCCCCGTGAAGACGGAGGCGGAGGCGGCGATGTTCCCCACAGGAAGGATCCTGAGACAGCAGAGGCCGGGCAGCTTCCCTCCAGGCCCgcgggagccagccctgcccccacctcctctcccgcGTCCAGGCTCCAAAACATGGGGCGACACTGTGCTGTTGTTAGCGACACTTGGTCAGGGCAGCCGTGTCCCCAGAGATGGAGATGCGGACGATTTTGTTTTCTGCCACATCAGGAACGTCTTCAAACATGTGAGAACATGAGAACATTCCGACGTTATCAGCGAGCGCCACGTGCCCGCCAATAGCAATTACCGAGTCCACTTCCGCACGCCCTTTTCTCCCCGGCCTTGGGGAGGGAGCCTGGGACATCACAACATCCCCCCTGCATAGCTCAGCATGTTTTGCCCCCAAAAATAAGGACGGTCTCAGACACAACCACAGGATTATCAGCTGGCCTGAGTGTTTTTGAATAATTCCAACACGTCGTCCAGCGTCTAGTCCGTGAGCAAATACCTCCGCACCCCGCGGGAAGGTCGGAGGGGTCTTTTTTTTCAAGCCAGGCTCCACTCTACAGCCCCAGGTGCGGTTCCttctgtccctttccttcctgatcTTTTTATTGGGTTGCGACCTTGACTTTTACAGGAGCCCCAAGCGTCACTTGGTAGAATGGCCCGAGGATGGGATCGTCCCCTGTGGTGTGTGGCCCTGTTCTTCTGCCCGTGGTCCCTGTCCCTGGGGTGGGGACTCCGTCACCCCTGCGGGCACGGTGCGCGCCCGCTTTCTGCTGCATCGTGGCTGAGGGGCGCCCGGGCCACTCTGACGAATGCCGAGTCTGGCCATTATTGGAGGCGGACATCCCGGCAGTAAGGGTTTCCCACACAGTCTGCGGGGGGCCCGGGCCTCATTTCCCCTGACCTCCTTGCCGGGAGTGACGGTCACATCACGGGGGGACCTCCACGCAGATCAGCCGGCTTCTTCGAAAGGAGgtagttctctcttttttttcctttcctttctctcaacaCCTTACAGGTAGTTTTCGATCCTCCAGTTGCCCTAGGTTTAGGTGGCAGATAAGTTTTATGAGAAGAATGGGTCCCTGAGTCACCCCTCCGGGCTAAGGGGGCCCTTCCCAGGGAGTCAGGGGAGACGTGGCCAACAGAAACAGAGGAGAGTGGGGGCTGCAGTCACGGCAGGCCAGCAGGGCCCCTCCGGGGAGCACCGTGTCCTGTCTGTGTGTCCTGTCCAGGTGTCCTGCTCTGACAAGGGCGCACACCCAGGCTGTGGGCGGGGCGCTGGGCTCACAGACCCGCCTCTCCCGGCCAGTGCAGTCCTGGAACGGGAAATCCTGGTATTGGGGTGAAGACTCCAGACGGAGGAGCAGGAGGATGGTCTTAATCAGGCGACTGTTGATCGCCACCTAGTGGCAGAGGAAGCATGGCAACCGGCAGCTTCCAGGGTGGGTCCCCCAGTTTGGTGCCACCGGGAGCCGGGGGAGTGACCACAGGAAAAAGTGTCTGCCTCCTCTCCAGCCAGAGACCACAGCACACAGGACAGCGCGCTCTCCCGTTTCGCCTCCAAAATCATCTCAGAGAAACCGGGGTGAAAACCAAGGCCAGGCCCTCCGGGAAGACATTACACGTCCTTTACCTGTCCCTTAGCTTCCCTCAGAGCTCGGGACCAGAAAGCCTCGAGAAATCTGCTCCGCTTCTGTCCGGAAGGGGCCCAGGTCACATGAGAACTATCTTTTAGAGCAACGCCATGAAAGTCTCACCTGGGGGACGACTGGGCGGTTCCCATCTCCCCAGAACAGACGCTGCCCCCACCGGgacccccaccccgtccccccaGGGCAACACTGCCCACGTACAGGGAGCCCATGAggtgcagggaggctcagggcACCGGCCTGCTGGATGCAGGAGGGAGGCCCTGTGAGGGGGCCGTGACCTTGGTGGGGACGCAGCCAAGGATGATGTGACCTCATAGAGATGGAAACCAGACAAGGCCAGGCCTCCGTGTCCTGCTCAGCCCCTGCCAGGGCCCCTCACTGCCTGAGCCCACCGGGAGGTCATGTCTGGGGGCTGGGCCGATGTTCCCTTGCAGGGTGGTCATGTCTGGGGGCTGGGCCGATGTTCCCTTGCAGGGTGGACAAGAGCAGAGCGCAGACAGGCGGGCCCCCTGGAAATGCTAGCGCCCTTTGGATTCCAAGAAGTTCAAAGTCAGCAGGACTGGAGGCTTCCTGTTTGTTCCCCTGTCCGTCCCCTGTCAGTGCAGTGAAGCTGCCCTTTTCAGATGGTAACGACATCCATTTGACGTTTCAGGGACCTGCTTACCATGGTCCCGGAGGCCAGGGTGAACCCCTAGAGCAGCCCCCTTCGACACCTCGCCCTGCCCCTGGGCTCTCCTCCCAAAGCCGCCGCTGGGCTCTCGGTAAGGTGCACCAGCTGTGAGAATGCTCCGTGTCGCCATCGGAGAGATGTCCCAGGCCCCGCTTCGTCCTGGCCTGCCGCCCGGGCCTGCTCCTGACACGGCCACCATGAGTCCCCTTCAAATACGAGCAATGAGACCCCCACCTTACAAACTCACCAAAGACCAGGTCATAGAAAGCagtttaatttt contains the following coding sequences:
- the PRLH gene encoding prolactin-releasing peptide, whose translation is MGNRGCALPCGAPPPAGPQRGARGAELLKAWLLCLLLLGLALQGAASRAHQHSKEIRTPDIDPAWYTGRRIRPVGRFGRRTVALRTIPWLSLWHQRAASPWKEAQSPPRVADSRAQEE